A single Methanobrevibacter boviskoreani JH1 DNA region contains:
- the cysS gene encoding cysteine--tRNA ligase, whose amino-acid sequence MNNNKKENNTCSLKLYSTLTRRKEYFKPINKNIVKFFVCGPTVYNDAHIGHGRTYISFDMIKRYLEYKGYSVIYMQNVTDIDDKIINRGKEIGKVNDDLSSVCFDLARKYERRYNEDMESLNVKGLNLQMRATDHMDKIINQIERLIEKGYAYETDTGVYFQVNKFKDFAKLSNRKIDELEGHRLQEDKTKKDPRDFALWKKRDGIEYYGEPVWSSPWGKGRPGWHIEDTAITEEYFGEQYDIHGGGLDLIFPHHDAEIAQMEAVSGKKPMVNYWLHTGFLNVDGEKMSKSLGNFITIRDLLKEVSPETFRFFVLSTHYRSPIDFSKDSLHQAGKSLDKIKSYVDDVDEILNSEFEDEDVIEDKIDSLESTSYDVLKSTIVSFFNAMDDDFNTPKAIASLFELISESKSQLKDLDINDILAIKGFLVTVNDILGIIFLDDNGNNGDNEEALLDLIADTRKKLRANKQYDLSDDIRAKLTDLGYEISD is encoded by the coding sequence ATGAATAATAATAAGAAAGAAAATAATACTTGTTCACTTAAATTATATTCTACTTTAACACGTAGAAAAGAATATTTTAAACCAATTAATAAGAATATAGTAAAATTCTTTGTATGTGGACCTACCGTTTATAATGATGCTCATATAGGTCATGGTAGAACTTATATATCTTTTGACATGATAAAAAGATATTTGGAATATAAAGGTTATTCAGTTATTTATATGCAAAATGTTACTGATATTGACGATAAAATTATCAATAGGGGAAAGGAAATCGGAAAGGTAAATGATGATTTAAGTTCAGTATGTTTTGACCTTGCAAGAAAGTATGAACGTAGATATAATGAGGATATGGAATCCCTAAATGTTAAAGGTCTAAACCTTCAAATGAGAGCAACAGATCATATGGATAAAATCATTAATCAAATTGAGAGATTAATAGAAAAGGGTTATGCATATGAAACAGATACAGGAGTTTATTTTCAGGTAAATAAATTCAAGGATTTTGCCAAATTGTCCAATAGGAAAATAGATGAACTTGAAGGTCATAGACTTCAGGAAGATAAAACTAAAAAGGATCCTAGGGATTTTGCTTTATGGAAGAAAAGGGATGGTATTGAATATTATGGTGAACCTGTATGGAGTTCCCCATGGGGTAAAGGTAGACCTGGATGGCATATTGAGGATACCGCAATTACTGAGGAATACTTTGGTGAACAATACGATATTCATGGTGGAGGTCTTGATTTAATATTCCCTCATCATGATGCAGAAATTGCACAGATGGAAGCGGTATCAGGTAAAAAACCGATGGTTAATTATTGGTTACATACAGGATTTTTAAATGTTGACGGGGAGAAAATGTCAAAATCTCTTGGAAACTTTATTACAATTAGAGATTTACTTAAAGAAGTATCTCCAGAGACTTTTAGATTCTTTGTATTATCCACCCATTATAGAAGTCCTATAGATTTCTCAAAAGACAGTCTTCACCAGGCAGGTAAGAGTTTGGATAAGATTAAATCATATGTTGATGATGTTGATGAGATCCTAAATAGTGAATTTGAGGATGAGGATGTCATAGAGGATAAAATCGATTCCCTTGAATCAACTAGTTATGATGTTTTAAAATCCACCATTGTTTCTTTCTTCAATGCAATGGATGATGATTTTAATACTCCTAAAGCTATCGCATCTTTGTTTGAATTAATTAGTGAATCTAAAAGTCAGCTAAAAGACCTGGATATTAATGATATATTGGCTATTAAAGGATTTTTAGTTACTGTTAATGATATTTTGGGAATTATTTTCCTAGATGATAATGGTAACAATGGAGATAACGAGGAAGCTTTACTTGATTTAATCGCAGACACCCGTAAAAAGCTTAGAGCTAATAAACAATATGATTTATCCGATGATATCCGTGCAAAATTAACTGATTTAGGTTATGAAATTAGTGATTAA